The segment GGTGGCCGCCAACTCGGTGCCAACGAAGCGTCATCAACATTCACGCCCGCTTCGCCCTCGCCACGATTATTCAACAGCGGGTGATCCGGAATCGACGCCAAAGATGCAACTTGCAGAAACTGGATTCGCCCATCTTCGTAAAGCACATTAATGCCAACACCACCATGTCCAATTGAACCAGCCAAGTTGGATCCTGCCAAACTTGATTCGGTGGCAATTCCAGCCAGCGGAGCATCTGACATCACCGCAAAACTGGATCGCGATTCAAAACGTGGCGACGTCAAATGATCTTTCTCGACCACGCCCAACGTGTATGCGTAATGACCGCCAGCGAACTGCTGGATCTCTCGCAAACGGTCCAGCGGCGCGACGTGCAGTTCCTGGACCGACACCAGATCGGTCGACGGCATGTCGGAAGCCGAGGCAGGCAGGTCCAATGATGGACACCATCGAATTTGCTCGTCGTCCAACAATCCTGCGTCTCGCAACCGAACCGCATAGACACCTGCAAACGCTTCCGGTCCCGAACTAGAAACCGCCGGCAAACGGGATTGCTCGTTACGGGTCACGAAGTGAGTGATCGCCGTGCCAAGTTGGCGCAGTTGATCTTGGCAGGCAACTTTTCGAGCTTCGAAACGACCTTCGGCAATCGACGGTAATAACAGTGCCAGCAGCACCGCCGCCGCCGACGCACTGGCAACCCAATCCAACCAAGTCCAACCTCGATGATCGGACGAATCCAGATTAGCCTGCATTGAAACCAAAACAGGTGCCGCGTCAGCCGGTGAACTCGAACCGGAACGATCACTCCGGCCGGTGGAATCGACCGGCGGCAATGACGGCAAGCTTGCCATCGTGCGAGCGATCAAATCCGGAGGCGGCAACTCGACCGGCGGTGCTTCTTCGAGCGGCTTGAGCAGTCGCTCGACATCGGCCAGTTGGCGACGAGCCTCGGGGTCGTCCCTCAACCATTGGTCGACGCGTCGCATTTCATGCGGTTCTAATGCGCCAAGCAAGTAGCCAAGAAGATCTTCGTGCATCGCCAAAAACGCCAACGCGGAAGGAAGATGCGGGGCCGGATTCAACGTCGAAAACCAACCCTGCGGTTTTCTTTACTTACGCGCTAGACGCCAAGAAGGTTCGCAAAAACTCGACGTTCTCTAGTTCGCCAAACCAAACACAGCAACTCGCTGACGCAATTGACGCACAATCCGACAGCCTGGCTAGCTACTGGCTGTCGCTGCCTTCGTGGCTTTCGTCCCACAACAGCCCCAGTCGCTGGACCGCAGCGTGCAGACGGCTTTTGACGGTTCCCACAGGAATCCCCAGCACATCAGCCGCTTCGCGGTACTTCATGCCCTGGTAGTAAACTAACTGCACAACTTGCTGCATCGATTCGCCAAGCGACGCGACCGATTCATGGATCCAGCGGCTATTTTCCTGCTCGGTCGCGACGATCAGCGGATCAGGCGAATCACCCACCAACTTTTCAGACCAACCACCACCCGACCCGTCTTTGTCAGTGACCGCGGTACGATCCAGACTAACCATCCTGTGACGCTTATTTCGGCGCTGGACGTCGATCGCCTGGTTGGTCGCGATTGCGTACAGCCAAGGCCGGAATCGCCGCACCGGGTCAAACTGGTGGCATTTCAGGTGGACCTGCAAGAAAGTGCCCTGAAACGCGTCTTCTGCTAGTTCCGCATCGCCAATGTAGCGTCGAAGATAGCTGTAGATTTCTCGTTCGTACCGACGCATCAGCGTTTCGTATAAGCCACGGTCGCCCGATTTTCGGTACTGTGCAATCAAGCTTTCATCCGAAACGTCACTTTGGATCGCCCCATCGATTTCATGTTCGACAGTGGGCATTTCCACGGCAGCGATCTTAGTCGATGCGTTCATGAGGGGCCTGAAAGGGTGAAGAGTTTGGACGAATGCGTAACACGAATATCA is part of the Rubripirellula reticaptiva genome and harbors:
- a CDS encoding RNA polymerase sigma factor codes for the protein MNASTKIAAVEMPTVEHEIDGAIQSDVSDESLIAQYRKSGDRGLYETLMRRYEREIYSYLRRYIGDAELAEDAFQGTFLQVHLKCHQFDPVRRFRPWLYAIATNQAIDVQRRNKRHRMVSLDRTAVTDKDGSGGGWSEKLVGDSPDPLIVATEQENSRWIHESVASLGESMQQVVQLVYYQGMKYREAADVLGIPVGTVKSRLHAAVQRLGLLWDESHEGSDSQ
- a CDS encoding anti-sigma factor family protein encodes the protein MHEDLLGYLLGALEPHEMRRVDQWLRDDPEARRQLADVERLLKPLEEAPPVELPPPDLIARTMASLPSLPPVDSTGRSDRSGSSSPADAAPVLVSMQANLDSSDHRGWTWLDWVASASAAAVLLALLLPSIAEGRFEARKVACQDQLRQLGTAITHFVTRNEQSRLPAVSSSGPEAFAGVYAVRLRDAGLLDDEQIRWCPSLDLPASASDMPSTDLVSVQELHVAPLDRLREIQQFAGGHYAYTLGVVEKDHLTSPRFESRSSFAVMSDAPLAGIATESSLAGSNLAGSIGHGGVGINVLYEDGRIQFLQVASLASIPDHPLLNNRGEGEAGVNVDDASLAPSWRPPFVNVRQR